A section of the Serratia liquefaciens ATCC 27592 genome encodes:
- the rluC gene encoding 23S rRNA pseudouridine(955/2504/2580) synthase RluC, which yields MKTNIPAVQLITISDDEAGQRIDNFLLARLKGVPKSMIYRIVRKGEVRVNKGRIKAEYKLAAGDVVRVPPVRVAEREDAPVSAKLDKVAALADCILYEDDHLLLLNKPSGTAVHGGSGLSFGVIEGLRALRPEARFLELVHRLDRDTSGVLLVAKKRSALRSLHEQLRLKGMQKDYLALVRGQWQSHCKAVQAPLLKNILQSGERIVRVNSEGKPSETRFKVEERFEHATLVKASPITGRTHQIRVHTLHAGHPIAFDDRYGDREFDRQLAGTGLKRLFLHAAALRFEHPGTGETMRIEAPMDQELRHCLQVLRKQAKGQ from the coding sequence ATGAAAACGAACATTCCTGCAGTACAATTAATCACGATTTCTGACGACGAAGCCGGTCAACGAATCGACAACTTTCTGCTTGCTCGCCTGAAAGGCGTGCCGAAGAGCATGATTTACCGCATCGTACGCAAAGGCGAGGTACGGGTTAATAAAGGACGCATCAAGGCTGAATACAAGCTGGCGGCTGGTGACGTGGTGCGAGTACCGCCGGTCCGCGTTGCCGAACGTGAAGACGCGCCGGTTTCCGCCAAGCTGGACAAAGTGGCGGCACTGGCCGATTGCATTTTGTATGAAGACGATCATTTGCTGCTGCTGAACAAGCCTTCAGGCACCGCGGTGCACGGTGGCAGCGGCCTGAGCTTTGGCGTGATTGAGGGCCTGCGCGCGCTGCGCCCGGAAGCCCGTTTCCTGGAGCTGGTGCACCGGCTGGATCGCGATACTTCCGGCGTGTTGCTGGTGGCGAAAAAACGTTCTGCACTGCGTTCGCTGCATGAGCAATTGCGGCTGAAAGGCATGCAGAAGGATTATCTGGCGCTGGTGCGCGGCCAATGGCAGTCGCATTGTAAAGCCGTACAGGCACCGTTGCTGAAAAACATTCTGCAAAGCGGCGAACGTATCGTGCGCGTCAATAGCGAAGGCAAACCGTCGGAAACCCGCTTCAAGGTAGAGGAACGTTTTGAGCATGCCACGCTGGTCAAGGCGAGCCCGATTACCGGGCGCACCCACCAGATCCGCGTTCACACCTTGCACGCAGGGCACCCGATAGCCTTCGATGACCGCTATGGCGATCGTGAATTCGATCGCCAGTTGGCAGGTACCGGGCTCAAACGCCTGTTCTTGCATGCCGCGGCACTGCGGTTCGAACATCCGGGCACTGGCGAAACCATGCGTATCGAAGCGCCGATGGACCAGGAGTTGCGCCACTGCCTGCAGGTATTGCGCAAGCAGGCCAAAGGCCAGTAA
- a CDS encoding Maf family protein, translating to MQRLLLASTSTYRKMLLEKLHLPFTCDAPQVDETPLAGETAEALVLRLATAKAQALAIAYPDHLIIGSDQVCVIDGKITGKPHTEENACAQLRQASGQRVTFYTGLALYNSRSHHLQALCEPFHVHFRVLSDAEISAYVRLEQPLNCAGSFKSEGLGIALFDKLEGRDPNGLIGLPLIALLEMLRAEGINPLV from the coding sequence ATGCAAAGACTACTCCTCGCCTCCACCTCGACCTACCGCAAGATGCTGTTGGAAAAACTGCATCTGCCTTTTACCTGTGACGCGCCGCAGGTCGATGAAACCCCGCTGGCCGGGGAAACCGCCGAAGCGCTGGTCTTACGGCTGGCGACGGCGAAAGCCCAGGCATTGGCCATCGCCTATCCTGACCATTTGATTATCGGTTCCGACCAGGTCTGCGTGATCGACGGTAAAATAACCGGGAAACCGCATACCGAAGAGAACGCCTGCGCGCAATTGCGCCAGGCCAGCGGCCAAAGGGTGACGTTTTATACCGGTCTGGCGCTGTACAACAGCCGCAGCCATCACCTGCAGGCGCTTTGCGAGCCCTTCCATGTGCATTTCCGTGTGCTGAGCGACGCAGAAATCAGCGCTTATGTGCGCCTTGAACAGCCGCTCAACTGTGCGGGCAGTTTTAAAAGTGAAGGTCTGGGTATTGCGTTGTTCGATAAACTGGAGGGGCGAGATCCGAATGGGTTGATCGGTCTGCCGTTGATAGCCCTGCTGGAGATGCTGCGGGCTGAAGGCATCAACCCGCTGGTATAA
- the yceD gene encoding 23S rRNA accumulation protein YceD, giving the protein MQKVKLPLTIDAVRTAQKRLDYVGSYAPEQVTRVAASVVSVDSDVEVSLSFDIDNQRLAVITGHADVQVMLMCQRCGVPFEHHVHTTYCFSPVVNDEQAEALPGAYEPIEVDEFGEVDLLAMIEDEIILSLPVVPVHESEHCEVSEADMVFGKLPPEAEKPNPFAVLASLKRK; this is encoded by the coding sequence ATGCAAAAGGTAAAATTACCCTTGACCATTGATGCGGTACGTACCGCTCAGAAACGCCTGGACTATGTTGGTTCCTATGCGCCTGAGCAGGTTACACGTGTTGCTGCCTCTGTGGTCAGTGTGGACAGTGATGTTGAGGTCTCGTTATCTTTCGATATTGATAACCAGCGCCTCGCGGTGATAACAGGGCATGCGGACGTCCAGGTAATGCTGATGTGCCAACGCTGCGGAGTCCCGTTCGAACACCATGTTCACACAACATATTGTTTTAGCCCGGTCGTCAATGATGAGCAGGCTGAGGCATTACCGGGGGCGTACGAGCCGATCGAAGTCGATGAGTTTGGCGAAGTTGATCTGCTGGCAATGATTGAAGACGAAATTATTCTTTCACTGCCTGTCGTCCCGGTACATGAATCTGAACACTGTGAAGTGTCCGAAGCGGACATGGTCTTTGGCAAACTGCCTCCAGAGGCGGAGAAACCAAACCCATTTGCCGTATTAGCCAGTTTAAAGCGTAAGTAA
- the rpmF gene encoding 50S ribosomal protein L32 gives MAVQQNKPTRSKRGMRRSHDALTTTTLSVDATSGETHRRHHITADGFYRGRKVIG, from the coding sequence ATGGCCGTACAACAAAATAAACCAACCCGTTCCAAACGTGGCATGCGTCGTTCACACGATGCTCTGACCACCACCACTTTGTCTGTTGATGCGACTTCTGGTGAAACTCATCGTCGTCACCACATCACTGCCGACGGTTTCTACCGCGGTCGCAAGGTTATCGGCTAA
- the plsX gene encoding phosphate acyltransferase PlsX yields the protein MTRLTLALDAMGGDFGPCVTVPASLQALASNLQLHLLLVGNPDTLSPLLAKADPVLLERLQVVPAESVIAGDAKPSQAIRASRGTSMRIALELTKNGDAQGCVSAGNTGALMGLAKMLIKPLDGIERPALMTVIPNQLGGKTVVLDLGANVECDSTMLVQFAVMGAVMAEEVVGIAQPRVALLNIGEEETKGLDNIREAAAVLKNTPAINYIGYLEGNDLLTGKTDVMVCDGFVGNVTLKTMEGVVRVFLSLLKSSGDAGKQAWWLKLLGRWLQKRVVKRFGHLNPDQYNGACLLGLRSTVIKSHGAANPHAFAVAIEQAVQAVQRQVPDRIAARLEAVLPKSD from the coding sequence TTGACTCGTCTAACCCTGGCGTTAGATGCAATGGGCGGGGACTTCGGTCCCTGCGTCACAGTGCCTGCTTCATTGCAGGCACTGGCCTCTAATTTACAGCTTCATCTTCTGCTGGTCGGCAATCCCGACACCCTCTCTCCTTTACTTGCCAAAGCCGATCCGGTTCTTCTGGAACGTTTGCAAGTCGTGCCCGCTGAATCTGTGATTGCCGGCGACGCCAAACCCTCACAAGCGATTCGTGCCAGCCGTGGCACTTCCATGCGCATTGCGCTGGAACTGACCAAAAACGGTGATGCACAGGGCTGTGTCAGCGCGGGTAATACCGGTGCGCTGATGGGGTTGGCGAAGATGCTGATTAAGCCGTTGGACGGTATTGAACGTCCGGCGCTGATGACGGTGATCCCGAATCAGCTGGGCGGTAAAACCGTGGTGCTGGATCTGGGCGCCAACGTCGAATGCGACAGCACCATGCTGGTGCAGTTTGCGGTGATGGGCGCGGTGATGGCCGAAGAGGTGGTGGGGATTGCGCAACCACGCGTGGCGCTGCTGAATATTGGTGAAGAAGAAACCAAAGGTCTGGATAATATCCGCGAAGCGGCCGCCGTGCTAAAAAATACTCCGGCAATCAACTATATTGGTTACCTGGAAGGCAACGATCTTCTCACCGGGAAAACCGATGTGATGGTCTGCGACGGCTTTGTGGGTAACGTCACCCTGAAAACCATGGAAGGGGTGGTAAGAGTATTTTTATCGCTGCTGAAATCATCCGGAGACGCTGGCAAGCAGGCGTGGTGGTTAAAATTGTTGGGCCGTTGGTTGCAAAAACGGGTGGTAAAGCGGTTCGGCCACCTGAACCCCGACCAGTATAATGGCGCATGTCTGTTAGGATTGCGCAGCACCGTAATCAAGAGCCACGGCGCTGCGAACCCGCACGCGTTTGCAGTTGCAATCGAACAGGCTGTGCAGGCGGTGCAGCGGCAAGTCCCTGACAGGATTGCTGCGCGCCTTGAAGCTGTATTACCTAAGAGTGACTGA
- a CDS encoding beta-ketoacyl-ACP synthase III — MYTKILGTGSYLPVQVRTNADLEKMVDTSDEWIVTRTGIRERRIAAADETVATMGFHAAEKALEMAGVAKEDIGLIVVATTTSSHAFPSSACQVQQMLGIKDCAAFDLAAACAGFTYALSVADQYVKNGAVKRALVIGADVLSRTLDPDDRGTIILFGDGAGAVVLGASEEPGILSTHLHADGTYGGLLTLPFKDRQDQEKPAYVTMAGNEVFKVAVTELAHIVDETLQANDLDRSQLDWLVPHQANLRIISATAKKLGMGMDKVVVTLDRHGNTSAASVPAALDEAVRDGRIQRGQLVLLEAFGGGFTWGSALVRF, encoded by the coding sequence ATGTATACAAAGATTCTCGGTACGGGGAGTTATTTACCCGTACAAGTGCGCACCAACGCTGACCTTGAAAAAATGGTGGATACCTCTGACGAGTGGATCGTCACTCGCACCGGTATCCGTGAACGCCGCATTGCCGCCGCTGATGAAACCGTGGCGACGATGGGCTTCCATGCTGCTGAAAAAGCGCTGGAAATGGCAGGTGTGGCTAAAGAAGATATCGGGCTGATCGTTGTGGCGACCACCACTTCGAGCCACGCATTCCCAAGTTCTGCCTGCCAGGTGCAGCAGATGCTCGGGATTAAAGATTGTGCGGCTTTCGATCTGGCTGCAGCCTGCGCCGGTTTCACCTACGCGTTGAGCGTTGCCGATCAGTACGTTAAGAACGGTGCGGTGAAGCGTGCACTGGTGATTGGTGCAGACGTGCTTTCTCGCACGCTGGATCCTGACGATCGCGGTACCATCATCCTGTTTGGTGATGGCGCTGGCGCGGTGGTGCTGGGCGCTTCTGAAGAGCCGGGCATTCTGTCGACTCACCTGCATGCGGACGGCACCTACGGTGGCCTGCTGACGTTGCCATTCAAGGATCGTCAGGATCAGGAAAAGCCGGCCTATGTCACCATGGCAGGCAATGAAGTCTTCAAGGTTGCGGTTACCGAACTGGCTCACATCGTTGACGAAACGCTGCAGGCCAATGATCTGGACCGCAGCCAGCTGGATTGGCTGGTGCCGCACCAGGCCAACCTGCGCATTATCAGCGCAACGGCAAAAAAACTGGGTATGGGGATGGATAAAGTGGTGGTGACGCTTGATCGTCACGGTAACACCTCTGCCGCCTCGGTCCCCGCAGCGCTCGATGAAGCGGTGCGCGATGGGCGGATCCAGCGCGGCCAACTGGTGCTGCTGGAAGCCTTCGGCGGCGGCTTTACCTGGGGCTCGGCGCTGGTTCGTTTCTGA
- the fabD gene encoding ACP S-malonyltransferase has product MTQFAFVFPGQGSQSLGMLADLAAQYPIVEATFSEASSVLGYDLWQLVQQGPAEELNKTWQTQPALLAASVAIFRVWQQQGGKMPAIMAGHSLGEYSALVCAGVLDFQAAIRLVELRGKLMQEAVPEGTGAMSAIIGLDNAAIAKACEESAQGQVVSPVNFNSPGQVVIAGNKEAVERAGAACKAAGAKRALPLPVSVPSHCALMKPAADKLAVALQDITFSAPQVPVVNNVDVRAESDPEAIRSALVRQLYSPVRWTESVEFMAAQGVTSLLEVGPGKVLTGLTKRIVDTLTAAAVNDAASLTAALEQ; this is encoded by the coding sequence ATGACGCAATTTGCTTTTGTTTTCCCAGGCCAGGGCTCACAGTCCCTGGGCATGCTGGCCGATTTGGCCGCTCAATATCCGATCGTTGAAGCGACTTTCAGCGAAGCCTCTTCCGTTCTGGGTTACGACCTGTGGCAACTGGTGCAGCAAGGGCCGGCGGAAGAACTGAACAAAACCTGGCAAACGCAGCCGGCATTGCTGGCCGCCTCAGTGGCGATTTTCCGCGTTTGGCAGCAGCAGGGCGGCAAAATGCCTGCCATCATGGCCGGCCACAGCTTGGGCGAGTACTCGGCGCTGGTTTGTGCGGGCGTGCTGGATTTCCAGGCGGCAATCCGCCTAGTTGAGCTGCGCGGCAAACTGATGCAGGAAGCGGTGCCGGAAGGCACTGGCGCGATGTCCGCCATCATTGGTCTGGACAACGCGGCTATCGCCAAGGCTTGTGAAGAGTCTGCCCAAGGGCAGGTTGTTTCCCCGGTGAACTTCAATTCCCCGGGCCAGGTGGTGATCGCCGGCAATAAAGAAGCGGTTGAACGTGCAGGCGCAGCCTGTAAAGCGGCTGGCGCCAAGCGTGCGCTGCCGTTACCGGTGAGCGTGCCTTCGCACTGTGCACTGATGAAGCCGGCTGCAGACAAACTGGCCGTGGCGTTGCAGGACATCACCTTCAGCGCACCGCAGGTGCCGGTGGTAAATAACGTCGACGTGCGTGCTGAAAGCGATCCAGAAGCGATCCGCAGCGCGCTGGTGCGTCAGTTGTACAGCCCGGTACGTTGGACCGAGAGCGTTGAGTTTATGGCAGCACAGGGCGTTACGTCGCTGCTAGAGGTTGGTCCGGGCAAGGTTCTGACCGGTCTGACTAAACGTATTGTTGATACCCTGACGGCGGCGGCGGTGAATGACGCTGCCAGCCTGACAGCGGCGCTTGAACAATAA
- the fabG gene encoding 3-oxoacyl-ACP reductase FabG translates to MSFEGKVVLVTGASRGIGRAIAETFVARGAKVIGTATSESGAEAISSYLGANGKGFALNVVDAQSIDSVLASIRAEFGEIDILVNNAGITRDNLLMRMKDDEWQDILNTNLTSVFRLSKAVMRAMMKKRFGRIITIGSVVGTMGNAGQANYAAAKAGLIGFSKSLAREVASRGITVNVVAPGFIETDMTRALTDDQRAGILSSVPANRLGDAKEIASAVAFLASDEAGYITGETLHVNGGMYMI, encoded by the coding sequence ATGAGCTTCGAAGGTAAAGTTGTTCTGGTCACCGGCGCGAGCCGGGGTATTGGCCGGGCTATTGCAGAAACGTTTGTGGCACGCGGCGCTAAAGTGATCGGCACCGCCACCAGTGAAAGCGGCGCTGAGGCTATCAGCAGCTACCTGGGCGCGAACGGCAAAGGGTTTGCATTGAATGTGGTCGATGCTCAATCTATCGACAGCGTTCTGGCATCTATTCGTGCTGAATTTGGCGAAATCGACATTTTAGTGAATAATGCCGGCATTACGCGTGATAACCTCCTGATGCGTATGAAGGACGACGAGTGGCAGGATATCCTGAACACCAATCTGACTTCCGTATTCCGTCTGTCAAAAGCGGTAATGCGAGCTATGATGAAAAAGCGGTTTGGCCGGATCATCACCATCGGTTCCGTTGTCGGTACCATGGGGAACGCAGGGCAGGCTAATTACGCGGCGGCTAAAGCCGGTCTGATTGGCTTTAGTAAGTCTTTGGCACGTGAAGTTGCTTCGCGTGGCATTACGGTCAACGTCGTGGCACCTGGCTTTATTGAGACGGACATGACACGGGCGTTGACAGATGATCAACGCGCAGGCATTTTGTCATCAGTTCCAGCCAATCGGCTGGGGGATGCTAAAGAAATCGCCAGCGCTGTTGCATTCTTAGCCTCTGATGAGGCTGGCTACATCACCGGTGAAACGTTACATGTCAATGGCGGCATGTACATGATTTAA
- the acpP gene encoding acyl carrier protein, which translates to MSTIEERVKKIIVEQLGVKQEEVLNNASFVEDLGADSLDTVELVMALEEEFDTEIPDEEAEKITTVQAAIDFINASQQ; encoded by the coding sequence ATGAGCACTATCGAAGAACGCGTTAAGAAAATCATTGTTGAGCAGTTGGGTGTTAAACAGGAAGAAGTTTTAAATAACGCTTCTTTCGTTGAAGATCTGGGTGCTGATTCTCTTGACACCGTTGAGCTGGTAATGGCTCTGGAAGAAGAGTTCGACACCGAGATTCCAGACGAAGAAGCTGAGAAAATCACTACTGTTCAGGCAGCTATTGATTTCATCAACGCCAGCCAGCAGTAA
- the fabF gene encoding beta-ketoacyl-ACP synthase II — translation MSKRRVVVTGLGMLSPVGNTVESTWNALLAGQSGISLIDHFDTSAYATKFAGLVKNFNSEDFISRKDARKMDAFIQYGIAAGMQAMQDAQLDITEANASRIGAAIGSGIGGLGLIEENHSSLVNGGPRKISPFFVPSTIVNMIAGHLTIMYGMRGPSISIATACTSGVHNIGHAARIIAYNDADVMLAGGAEKASTPLGVGGFGAARALSTRNEDPQAASRPWDKDRDGFVLGDGAGMMVLEEYEHAKKRGAKIYAEVVGFGMSSDAYHMTSPPENGAGAALAMENALLDAGVTTSQIGYINAHGTSTPAGDKAETQAVKSVFGSDAQRVMVSSTKSMTGHLLGAAGAIESIFTVLALRDQAVPPTINLDNPDEGCDLDFVPHEARQVSDMQYTLCNSFGFGGTNGSLIFRKV, via the coding sequence GTGTCTAAGCGTCGAGTAGTTGTGACCGGACTGGGCATGTTGTCTCCTGTCGGCAATACGGTAGAGTCCACATGGAACGCTCTTCTTGCCGGTCAGAGTGGCATCAGCCTGATCGACCATTTCGATACCTCTGCCTATGCGACCAAGTTTGCAGGCCTGGTAAAGAATTTTAATTCAGAAGATTTCATCTCCCGCAAAGATGCGCGCAAGATGGACGCCTTCATCCAGTACGGTATCGCAGCCGGCATGCAAGCCATGCAGGACGCACAACTGGATATCACCGAGGCTAACGCCAGCCGCATTGGTGCCGCTATCGGCTCCGGTATTGGCGGCCTGGGTTTGATTGAAGAGAACCACAGTTCGCTGGTTAACGGTGGCCCACGGAAAATCAGTCCGTTCTTTGTGCCGTCAACCATTGTAAACATGATTGCAGGCCACCTGACTATCATGTACGGCATGCGTGGCCCGAGCATTTCGATCGCCACCGCCTGTACCTCAGGTGTGCACAACATCGGCCACGCCGCGCGTATCATTGCTTACAATGATGCTGACGTCATGCTGGCCGGTGGGGCAGAAAAAGCCAGTACCCCGTTGGGCGTCGGCGGCTTTGGCGCAGCACGCGCGTTGTCGACCCGCAACGAAGATCCGCAGGCAGCCAGCCGCCCTTGGGACAAGGACCGTGATGGTTTTGTTCTGGGTGACGGTGCCGGCATGATGGTGCTGGAAGAGTACGAGCACGCCAAAAAACGCGGCGCCAAGATTTATGCTGAAGTTGTCGGCTTTGGGATGAGCAGCGATGCTTATCACATGACGTCACCACCTGAAAACGGTGCGGGCGCTGCGCTGGCGATGGAAAATGCGTTGCTAGATGCCGGTGTGACCACGTCACAAATCGGCTATATCAATGCGCACGGCACCTCAACGCCGGCCGGCGACAAAGCCGAAACGCAGGCGGTGAAGTCGGTATTTGGCAGCGATGCGCAGCGCGTGATGGTCAGCTCGACCAAATCGATGACCGGCCACCTGTTGGGTGCGGCGGGTGCGATTGAGTCGATCTTCACCGTACTGGCATTGCGTGACCAGGCTGTTCCGCCAACCATCAACCTGGATAACCCGGATGAAGGCTGCGATCTGGACTTCGTTCCGCACGAAGCACGCCAGGTAAGCGATATGCAGTACACGCTGTGTAACTCCTTCGGTTTCGGCGGCACCAACGGTTCTCTGATCTTCCGCAAGGTGTAA
- the pabC gene encoding aminodeoxychorismate lyase, with protein sequence MYWINGQQHDALAPSDRGLQFGDGCFTTARVVEGKIDLLPWHIERLQQSAQRLMLPACDWDALEYEMVRAAESIPQGVVKAILTRGSGGRGYSPKGCEHPTRIVSRSAYPMHYLQWREQGISLALSPVTLARHPLLAGLKHLNRLEQVLIRAHLDQTAADEALVLDTAGMLVECCAANLFWRKGKAVFTPDLSQAGVAGLMRRRVIELLAGSRYSLHYVSEPLETLADAEEVLVSNALMPLLPVNIAQSWHYSSRQLYDFLRPHC encoded by the coding sequence ATGTACTGGATAAACGGGCAGCAACACGATGCGCTGGCGCCAAGCGATCGCGGCTTGCAGTTTGGCGACGGCTGTTTCACTACCGCACGAGTGGTTGAGGGCAAGATTGATCTGCTGCCCTGGCATATCGAACGTCTGCAGCAGTCGGCACAGCGGCTGATGCTGCCTGCCTGTGACTGGGATGCGTTGGAATATGAAATGGTGCGCGCGGCAGAATCTATCCCGCAGGGCGTGGTCAAAGCGATACTGACGCGCGGCAGCGGTGGGCGAGGTTACAGTCCAAAAGGATGTGAGCATCCCACGCGGATTGTTTCTCGCAGCGCCTACCCGATGCACTATTTGCAATGGCGCGAGCAGGGCATCAGCCTGGCGCTTAGCCCGGTAACGCTGGCTCGTCATCCGCTGCTGGCGGGGTTGAAACACCTGAATCGTTTGGAGCAGGTGTTGATCCGCGCGCATCTTGACCAGACGGCCGCCGATGAGGCGCTGGTGCTTGACACTGCCGGTATGCTGGTGGAATGCTGTGCGGCTAATTTGTTCTGGCGAAAGGGAAAAGCGGTTTTCACGCCGGATCTGAGCCAGGCGGGCGTGGCAGGACTGATGCGGCGCCGGGTGATTGAGCTGCTCGCGGGCAGCCGGTACTCATTACATTACGTCAGTGAGCCACTGGAGACGCTGGCCGACGCCGAAGAAGTGCTGGTGAGCAATGCGCTAATGCCATTGCTGCCGGTGAACATCGCGCAATCCTGGCATTACTCTTCGCGCCAACTCTATGATTTTTTGCGCCCACACTGTTAA